One genomic window of Alphaproteobacteria bacterium includes the following:
- a CDS encoding indolepyruvate ferredoxin oxidoreductase family protein gives MLLREVNLEDRYTRVHGEVIMSGIQALVRLPMLQREIDLASGLNTAGFISGYRGSPLGGYDQALWKATKFLQDHHIVFRPGINEDLAATAVWGSQQTCLHPENMKYDGIFGIWYGKGPGIDRSCDAFKHANAAGTDPKGGVLLLMGDDHGCKSSTLPHQSEQALMSCFIPILNPAGVEDIIDMGLFGFALSRYCGLWVGFKTITETVDSSSTFNIDLAKYKFETPLDFRLPVGGLNIRWPDVALEQEKRILDYRLPAAQAFVRANKIDKEVIAAPKRKIGIITTGKSYLDVRQALKWLELTDEQAADFGISLYKVGMSWPLEPQGIEEFAKNHKLLVIVEEKRGVIEDQVKQILYGMKDTARPVIYGKADKEGQPFLSSAGELSPWEIAIKLGTVLADYTIVPNVQGHVDYLQSLAFKPGKNHEFVDRKPFFCSGCPHNTSTKLPEGSRALAGIGCHYMTIWMPERHAETYTQMGGEGVPWIGQTDFTKEKHVFANLGDGTYYHSGLLAIRASVAADVNITYKILYNDAVAMTGGQPVDGPISVSEIASQCYHEGVKKIIVMSDDIEKYKTAGKGSPLKMDVPVEFYQRDDLDKVQKKLRDYAGVSVLIYEQTCAAEKRRRRKRGLLEDPQKRVVINQQVCEGCGDCSLKSNCLSVTPVETEFGRKRQIDQSSCNKDYSCLKGFCPSFVTVYGGKLKAPDKRFFQDYDTSTLPDPKLPSIDDSAYSILVTGIGGTGVVTIGAILGMAVHMEGNACSMIDQAGLAQKGGAVTTHLKIAKRHDQIFASRISIGETDLLLGCDKVVSASADILQRLCPQHSHVVINQDITMTSDFTKNPDFSISDQGLLKQIVNRCGDKKFVHEFGATHVAAKLIGNTIEANLMMLGFAYQKGLVPVTHQAIEKAIEMNNVSVDKNKLSFLIGRIAAETPDFIAEKLNQLSKGLELDFQRKSETLEEMVLRRMSDLKNYQNEALSETYASLVDRVRTAEETLGKKDLEMTQAVAKYYYKLLAYKDEYEVARLYTNGNFKKYLEQTFEGNYKLEFNLAPPLIADKDSETGHLKKKTFGPWMLSAFSVLAKLKFLRGTAFDIFGYSAERQAERGLIKHYEQLIDRLLPLLNDENYILMLQLVSLPEEIRGYGHVKEEHLKGVKLREEKLMAHIFDPAADKELSQSAEGHLRHAS, from the coding sequence ATGTTGCTGCGTGAAGTGAATTTAGAAGATAGGTATACCCGCGTTCATGGTGAAGTCATTATGTCAGGGATTCAGGCCTTAGTCAGGCTTCCTATGTTGCAAAGAGAGATAGACCTCGCATCAGGGCTCAATACAGCTGGATTTATTTCAGGCTATCGAGGCTCACCCTTAGGTGGATATGACCAAGCGCTCTGGAAAGCAACGAAGTTCTTGCAAGATCATCATATTGTTTTCCGTCCAGGGATCAATGAAGATTTGGCCGCAACAGCCGTTTGGGGGAGTCAGCAAACCTGCCTTCATCCTGAGAATATGAAATATGATGGTATTTTTGGAATCTGGTACGGTAAGGGGCCTGGTATTGATAGATCTTGCGATGCTTTTAAACATGCAAATGCAGCAGGAACGGATCCTAAAGGTGGTGTTCTTTTGCTGATGGGCGATGATCATGGCTGTAAGTCATCAACATTGCCTCATCAATCTGAACAAGCTCTTATGTCTTGTTTCATTCCAATTTTAAACCCAGCTGGCGTTGAAGATATTATTGATATGGGGCTTTTTGGTTTTGCCTTGTCACGCTATTGCGGTCTTTGGGTTGGCTTTAAGACAATCACTGAAACGGTTGATAGCTCATCTACTTTCAATATTGATCTTGCAAAATATAAGTTTGAGACGCCGCTTGATTTCCGCCTGCCAGTAGGAGGGCTCAATATTCGCTGGCCAGATGTTGCGCTTGAACAAGAGAAGCGCATTTTGGATTATCGCTTGCCTGCAGCTCAAGCTTTTGTCAGAGCCAATAAAATTGACAAGGAAGTGATTGCAGCACCCAAGCGAAAAATTGGGATTATCACAACTGGTAAGTCTTATCTGGATGTGCGCCAGGCATTAAAATGGCTTGAGTTAACGGATGAACAGGCTGCAGATTTTGGCATTTCGCTTTACAAGGTTGGTATGAGCTGGCCTCTTGAGCCACAGGGTATTGAAGAGTTTGCAAAAAATCATAAATTGCTTGTGATTGTAGAGGAAAAGCGTGGGGTTATTGAAGATCAAGTCAAACAAATTCTTTATGGGATGAAGGATACAGCGCGTCCTGTGATTTATGGTAAGGCCGATAAAGAAGGGCAGCCTTTTTTGAGTTCCGCAGGTGAGCTCTCTCCTTGGGAAATTGCGATTAAACTAGGAACCGTATTAGCGGATTATACCATTGTTCCAAATGTTCAAGGCCATGTTGACTACTTGCAGTCACTTGCCTTCAAGCCTGGTAAGAATCATGAATTTGTCGATCGTAAGCCATTTTTCTGTTCAGGTTGTCCCCATAATACATCTACCAAATTACCAGAAGGTTCACGTGCTCTTGCGGGTATTGGCTGTCACTATATGACAATCTGGATGCCAGAAAGGCACGCTGAAACTTATACGCAAATGGGCGGTGAAGGTGTTCCGTGGATTGGCCAGACTGATTTTACAAAAGAAAAACATGTCTTTGCAAATTTGGGTGATGGGACTTATTATCACTCAGGGCTTTTGGCGATCAGAGCTTCTGTTGCAGCCGATGTAAATATCACATACAAAATTCTATACAATGATGCTGTTGCCATGACGGGTGGACAGCCTGTTGATGGTCCCATTAGTGTTTCAGAGATTGCTTCACAATGTTACCATGAAGGTGTCAAAAAGATCATTGTCATGTCAGATGATATTGAAAAATATAAGACAGCAGGTAAAGGCTCGCCCCTTAAAATGGATGTGCCTGTTGAGTTTTATCAGCGTGATGATTTGGATAAAGTGCAGAAGAAACTCCGAGATTATGCAGGCGTCTCAGTCTTGATTTACGAGCAGACCTGTGCTGCTGAAAAACGCCGCCGCCGGAAGCGCGGTCTTCTTGAAGATCCACAAAAACGTGTTGTTATTAATCAACAAGTTTGTGAGGGTTGTGGCGATTGTTCTCTGAAATCCAATTGTTTGTCAGTCACTCCCGTTGAAACAGAATTTGGTCGTAAAAGACAGATCGATCAATCTTCTTGTAATAAGGATTATTCTTGCTTGAAAGGCTTTTGTCCAAGTTTTGTGACCGTCTATGGAGGGAAACTAAAAGCGCCTGATAAACGATTCTTCCAAGATTATGATACAAGCACATTGCCTGATCCAAAATTGCCGTCGATTGACGACAGTGCTTATTCTATCCTGGTAACAGGCATCGGGGGTACAGGTGTTGTGACAATCGGTGCAATCTTAGGCATGGCTGTTCATATGGAAGGCAATGCTTGCTCGATGATTGATCAGGCTGGCCTTGCTCAAAAGGGCGGAGCGGTCACGACTCATTTAAAGATCGCAAAAAGACATGATCAAATTTTTGCCTCACGCATTTCAATTGGTGAGACAGATCTATTGCTCGGCTGTGATAAGGTCGTGTCAGCCAGTGCAGATATTTTGCAGAGATTGTGCCCTCAGCACAGTCATGTTGTGATCAATCAAGATATTACAATGACATCTGACTTTACAAAGAATCCTGATTTTTCAATCTCTGATCAGGGCTTATTAAAGCAAATTGTGAATCGATGTGGCGATAAAAAATTTGTGCATGAATTTGGAGCAACGCATGTTGCTGCAAAGTTGATCGGAAATACGATTGAAGCTAATTTGATGATGCTTGGTTTTGCCTATCAAAAAGGGCTTGTGCCTGTAACACATCAAGCGATTGAAAAGGCAATTGAGATGAACAATGTCTCAGTTGATAAGAATAAATTGTCGTTCTTGATTGGCCGTATCGCAGCAGAAACACCTGATTTTATTGCGGAAAAATTGAATCAATTGAGCAAAGGACTTGAACTCGATTTCCAAAGAAAGTCAGAAACGCTGGAAGAGATGGTTTTACGTCGCATGTCAGATTTAAAAAATTATCAAAACGAGGCTCTGTCTGAAACCTATGCATCGCTTGTTGATCGTGTAAGAACAGCAGAAGAGACTTTGGGTAAAAAAGATCTTGAAATGACACAGGCAGTTGCAAAATATTATTATAAGCTTTTGGCTTATAAGGATGAGTATGAAGTTGCAAGACTTTACACAAATGGTAATTTCAAGAAGTACTTAGAGCAGACTTTTGAAGGAAATTATAAGCTTGAATTTAACCTTGCGCCTCCTTTGATCGCAGACAAAGATTCTGAAACAGGTCACTTGAAAAAGAAAACTTTTGGTCCTTGGATGTTAAGTGCTTTTTCTGTGCTCGCAAAGCTGAAATTTTTACGTGGTACAGCCTTTGATATTTTTGGTTATAGTGCAGAAAGACAAGCTGAAAGAGGATTGATTAAGCATTATGAGCAGTTGATTGATCGCCTTTTACCTCTTTTGAATGACGAAAATTATATTTTAATGCTTCAATTGGTATCATTGCCAGAAGAGATAAGAGGCTATGGTCACGTCAA
- a CDS encoding M3 family oligoendopeptidase: protein MLNKSPATEIDQSTLPDWDLSHLYKSFDDPQIKTDLAKAQNEATSFRTDYFEKVTNLSGDGLAKSIARMEALDETLSKIMTYIGLLYQTRLETPEVGKAYQDLQEQITDLSSPLIFYTLELNNIPEADLQKKYAESPALIAYKPWLDVLRLYKDHQLSDEMETLLNDKSVVGSSAWCRLYEESLAALKFPFRGKDLSCTEILNLLSDKDPSNRKEAAETLGKVLGENIRLFTMITNTLAKDKEISDRWRKYPNIVSSRNLANQVEDEVVEALTETVKEHFPVLSHKYYKLKAKWFGSDTLNYWDRNAPLPQDQDPPFSWKDCQNLVLTAYEEFSPEMAAVGKRFFDEGWIDAKVYKGKTSGAFSHPSVPSSHPYILVNYLGKSRDVMTVAHELGHGVHQVLASKQGYFKSHTPLTIAETASVFGEMLTFRKLLSQKSDPMARKILLASKVEDMLNTVVRQIAFFEFEKKLHTARRQGELSSEQIGEFWMEIQETSLGPAITFDDNYKNYWAYISHFIHTPFYVYAYAFGDCLVNSLYALYQSTSTAQEKDLFVKNYLDLLKAGGSKRHKELLAPFGLDASQKSFWTKGLAMISLMIKEIEDIDQKG, encoded by the coding sequence ATGCTCAACAAATCTCCAGCGACCGAAATCGATCAAAGCACTTTACCAGACTGGGATTTATCTCATCTTTACAAGTCTTTTGATGATCCTCAAATCAAGACAGATCTTGCCAAAGCACAAAATGAAGCGACATCTTTCAGAACTGATTATTTTGAGAAAGTGACCAACCTTTCTGGTGATGGACTTGCAAAATCAATTGCGCGTATGGAAGCTCTTGATGAAACTTTAAGCAAAATCATGACCTACATTGGGCTTCTTTATCAAACAAGGCTCGAAACACCCGAAGTCGGCAAAGCCTATCAAGACCTGCAAGAACAAATCACTGACCTTTCATCACCCCTTATTTTTTACACGCTTGAGCTAAATAATATCCCTGAGGCTGATCTGCAAAAAAAATACGCGGAGAGTCCTGCCTTGATTGCTTACAAACCTTGGCTTGACGTGCTCCGTCTTTACAAAGACCACCAACTCTCTGATGAAATGGAAACGCTCCTCAATGATAAATCAGTGGTTGGCAGCTCTGCTTGGTGCAGACTTTATGAAGAATCCCTGGCTGCGCTCAAATTTCCTTTCAGAGGTAAAGATCTCTCTTGCACCGAGATTTTAAACCTGCTCTCAGATAAAGATCCATCTAACAGAAAAGAGGCCGCTGAAACTCTAGGTAAAGTTTTAGGTGAGAACATTCGCCTTTTCACGATGATTACAAACACCCTCGCCAAAGATAAAGAAATTAGCGATCGTTGGCGTAAATATCCAAATATTGTTTCCTCACGCAACCTTGCAAATCAAGTTGAAGATGAGGTCGTCGAAGCGCTGACTGAAACAGTCAAAGAACATTTCCCCGTTCTTTCTCACAAATACTATAAACTCAAAGCAAAGTGGTTTGGCTCTGATACTCTAAACTATTGGGATAGAAACGCGCCCTTGCCGCAAGATCAAGACCCTCCATTTTCATGGAAAGATTGCCAAAACCTTGTTCTGACCGCCTATGAAGAATTTTCCCCTGAAATGGCAGCAGTTGGCAAACGCTTCTTTGATGAAGGCTGGATTGATGCAAAAGTATACAAGGGCAAAACCTCTGGTGCTTTTTCACATCCATCTGTTCCCTCTTCTCATCCTTACATTCTTGTAAATTACCTCGGCAAATCACGTGATGTAATGACTGTTGCCCATGAATTGGGCCACGGCGTTCACCAAGTTCTTGCCAGCAAACAAGGCTATTTCAAATCTCATACCCCTCTAACCATCGCAGAAACAGCTTCTGTATTCGGTGAAATGCTGACATTCCGTAAGCTTTTATCACAAAAATCAGACCCGATGGCGCGTAAAATACTGCTGGCATCAAAAGTTGAAGATATGCTCAATACCGTTGTACGTCAAATTGCCTTCTTTGAATTTGAGAAAAAACTTCACACAGCACGTAGACAGGGCGAACTCAGCTCAGAGCAAATCGGAGAATTCTGGATGGAAATCCAAGAAACAAGCCTTGGCCCAGCCATCACCTTTGATGACAATTACAAAAACTATTGGGCCTACATTTCCCACTTTATCCATACGCCTTTCTATGTCTATGCCTATGCATTTGGGGATTGCCTTGTCAATTCACTCTATGCCCTCTATCAAAGCACCTCAACGGCGCAAGAAAAGGATTTATTTGTGAAAAACTACCTCGACCTTCTCAAAGCTGGTGGATCGAAAAGACATAAAGAACTTCTTGCTCCTTTTGGTCTTGATGCCTCTCAAAAAAGCTTTTGGACCAAAGGTCTTGCGATGATAAGCTTAATGATCAAAGAAATTGAAGATATTGATCAAAAGGGATAA